In Syntrophobacterales bacterium, one genomic interval encodes:
- the scmF gene encoding SynChlorMet cassette radical SAM/SPASM protein ScmF: MTNNEPDVKPFYPLRQLYFYLTSDCNLRCRHCWIEPHYLPASQSSSYLDSALFTKILDQAGALGLNGVKFTGGEPLLHPRLSDLISAVQKRGLRLVVETNGTLCSSEIAEKIASVGNAFVSVSIDSIDPEVHEWVRGKKGCFDEAVAGIKNLVAAGLRPQIIMTVMQRNKDQLAQIVRMAEALGAGSVKFNIIQPTARGEQMFAAGETVDIAELILLGKWVDEELSATTSLSLYYDQPPAFRSLRRMFNAKTGDGCHTCGISGILGVLASGAYALCGIGETVSELVFGDAGQNSLKEVWETSPVLKDIRAGLPSRFRGICAECLLKNVCLGSCIAQNYYRDHDLWAPHWYCAEAYKQGLFPATRLRGSENLP; encoded by the coding sequence ATGACCAATAACGAGCCGGATGTAAAGCCATTTTACCCGCTGCGCCAGCTATATTTTTATCTGACCAGCGACTGCAATCTGCGCTGCCGTCATTGCTGGATAGAACCCCATTACCTTCCGGCCTCCCAATCTTCGTCATATCTGGATTCGGCGCTGTTCACGAAGATTCTCGATCAGGCGGGCGCCCTGGGGCTAAACGGGGTAAAATTTACCGGTGGCGAGCCGCTGCTGCATCCCCGGCTATCCGACTTGATCAGCGCTGTGCAAAAACGGGGATTGCGTCTCGTCGTGGAAACGAACGGCACCCTGTGCTCTTCTGAAATAGCCGAAAAAATCGCTTCTGTGGGAAACGCCTTTGTCTCGGTTAGCATCGATTCAATCGACCCGGAGGTGCACGAGTGGGTTAGAGGCAAAAAGGGTTGCTTCGACGAGGCTGTGGCCGGCATTAAAAACCTGGTCGCAGCAGGGCTGCGTCCTCAGATCATCATGACGGTCATGCAGCGGAATAAAGATCAGCTTGCGCAGATTGTCCGCATGGCTGAAGCGCTCGGCGCGGGCTCCGTCAAATTCAACATAATCCAGCCGACCGCGCGGGGCGAACAGATGTTTGCCGCAGGGGAAACGGTTGACATCGCTGAACTGATCTTGCTCGGCAAATGGGTGGACGAAGAGTTGTCAGCAACAACCAGCCTGTCTTTATACTACGATCAGCCGCCGGCTTTCCGCTCGCTGAGAAGAATGTTCAACGCCAAAACCGGTGACGGCTGTCACACCTGTGGAATATCCGGCATTCTGGGGGTGCTTGCCAGCGGCGCGTACGCCCTCTGCGGCATCGGCGAGACCGTTTCCGAACTTGTCTTCGGCGACGCCGGCCAGAACTCACTTAAGGAGGTATGGGAAACTTCCCCGGTGCTGAAGGATATTCGCGCCGGACTTCCCTCGCGATTTCGGGGGATCTGCGCAGAATGCCTTCTCAAAAACGTCTGCCTCGGAAGCTGCATCGCGCAGAATTACTACAGAGACCATGATCTCTGGGCGCCTCACTGGTACTGCGCAGAAGCCTATAAGCAGGGGCTTTTCCCGGCAACGCGGCTGCGGGGAAGCGAAAATCTCCCGTAG
- a CDS encoding AMP-binding protein, whose amino-acid sequence MENVTLPVLLKKNALRFGDGRVALREKEFGIWQTVTWRKYWENVKTIALGLHQLGFRKGNKLSIIGDNRPEWFYAELAAQSLGGVVVGIYPDSHLEQVEYIINHSDSLFVVAGDQEQADKILAIKDKCPGITRLIVDDPKGMRSYDDPGIVFLKDLQKAGVKLAEKEPQLFDALLDGVSPDDVGLLIYTSGTTGMPKGSMITHRSMVAAGLLLDEVDQARERDNYVSFLPLSWIGEQHYAIYWSLAAGFTVNFPEKVETTQTDMREIAPDIMLAPPRIWEKMCSDVQVKIQDAAWIKRKAFQFLLPVGYRVVDCKLKGEKPPLYLGFLKWVAYWLLFRSLKNYLGLARVRNVYTGGAPLGPEIFKMFQALDVNIKQAYGMTELCGGVIIHRTDAIRLDTVGKPLPGLEVMISDEGEMLVKGPTNFIGYYKNPEATKKALTDGWFHTGDAAIVDEDGQIVIIDRMADVMKLADGSRFSPQLIENKLKFSPYIIDAIVIGQDRPFITGMISIDMNNVGKWAENNQLPYTTFADLSQKERVYELIAKDVAKINKTLPKVARVKRFVLLYKELDADDEELTRTRKVRRSFVAEKYKDLIAALYGDKRELEVESNIRYRDGKEFQMKTKVRVEHVES is encoded by the coding sequence ATGGAAAACGTAACGCTTCCGGTATTATTGAAAAAGAATGCCCTTCGTTTTGGCGACGGGAGGGTGGCCCTCCGCGAGAAGGAGTTTGGCATCTGGCAGACGGTTACCTGGCGTAAATACTGGGAAAATGTAAAAACTATCGCCCTGGGGCTCCATCAGCTCGGTTTCCGGAAGGGAAACAAGCTTTCGATCATCGGCGACAACCGGCCCGAATGGTTCTACGCGGAACTGGCCGCGCAGTCCTTAGGCGGGGTGGTGGTCGGCATCTACCCGGACAGCCACCTCGAACAGGTTGAATACATCATCAACCACTCCGATTCGCTCTTCGTTGTGGCGGGGGATCAGGAACAGGCCGACAAGATTCTGGCGATCAAGGATAAATGCCCCGGAATCACAAGGCTCATTGTCGATGATCCGAAGGGGATGAGGAGCTATGACGACCCCGGGATCGTTTTTTTGAAGGATCTTCAGAAGGCAGGCGTTAAGCTGGCTGAAAAAGAGCCGCAGCTTTTCGACGCCCTTCTGGACGGCGTTTCTCCTGATGATGTCGGCCTGCTCATCTACACCTCCGGGACAACCGGCATGCCGAAAGGGAGCATGATCACCCACCGGAGCATGGTCGCGGCCGGGTTGCTGCTCGATGAGGTGGATCAGGCGCGGGAAAGGGACAACTACGTCTCGTTTCTGCCCCTCTCCTGGATAGGTGAGCAGCACTACGCAATTTACTGGAGTCTGGCTGCGGGATTTACAGTTAATTTCCCGGAGAAGGTGGAGACAACGCAGACCGATATGCGGGAAATAGCGCCGGATATTATGCTGGCGCCGCCGCGAATCTGGGAGAAAATGTGCTCAGATGTGCAGGTGAAAATTCAGGATGCCGCCTGGATCAAGCGCAAGGCCTTCCAGTTTTTACTGCCCGTCGGCTACAGGGTGGTTGATTGCAAGCTGAAGGGTGAAAAGCCGCCGCTCTACCTCGGGTTTCTCAAGTGGGTTGCCTACTGGCTTTTATTCCGGTCGCTGAAGAACTACCTGGGGCTGGCCCGGGTGCGTAATGTCTATACCGGCGGGGCGCCGCTTGGCCCGGAAATATTCAAGATGTTTCAGGCCCTTGACGTCAATATCAAGCAGGCCTACGGGATGACGGAACTCTGTGGGGGGGTCATTATTCACCGCACGGACGCCATCCGTCTGGATACGGTCGGGAAGCCGCTTCCGGGTCTGGAGGTGATGATCTCGGACGAAGGCGAGATGCTCGTCAAGGGGCCAACCAATTTCATCGGTTACTACAAGAACCCCGAGGCGACAAAAAAAGCCCTGACCGACGGCTGGTTTCATACCGGCGATGCGGCGATTGTCGATGAAGACGGCCAGATCGTCATCATCGACCGGATGGCCGATGTGATGAAACTGGCCGACGGCAGCCGGTTTTCTCCCCAGTTGATCGAAAACAAGCTCAAGTTCAGCCCCTATATCATCGATGCGATCGTGATCGGGCAGGATCGGCCGTTCATCACGGGGATGATCAGCATCGACATGAACAATGTCGGCAAATGGGCGGAGAACAACCAGCTTCCCTATACGACTTTTGCGGATCTGTCCCAGAAAGAACGGGTCTATGAACTCATCGCCAAAGACGTGGCCAAGATCAACAAGACCCTGCCCAAGGTCGCCCGGGTAAAAAGGTTCGTGCTGCTTTACAAGGAATTGGACGCGGATGACGAGGAACTTACCCGCACCCGCAAGGTGAGACGGAGCTTTGTCGCCGAGAAATACAAGGATCTGATCGCCGCCCTGTACGGCGATAAAAGGGAGCTGGAGGTAGAGTCCAATATCCGCTACCGGGACGGCAAGGAATTTCAGATGAAGACAAAAGTCAGGGTAGAGCATGTTGAGAGTTGA
- a CDS encoding ABC transporter ATP-binding protein has translation MSLQVGEGQIVTILGNNGAGKTTTLKAISGLLSSENGKVTDGFINFRGERIDRTSPEKIVRKGIFQVMEGRRVFGDLTVEENLIVGGHTNKSARRMKEDIEKVYNYFPRLAQRKETLAGYISGGEQQMLVIGRGLMAKPRLMLLDEPSMGLSPLLVAEIFEIIRKINKEEGMTILLVEQNARLALSIADHGYVMENGRIVLDDEASKLEQNADIQEFYLGLTEVGKKSYRDVKHYKRRKRWLT, from the coding sequence ATGTCGCTGCAGGTGGGCGAGGGGCAGATCGTGACGATCCTCGGAAACAACGGCGCCGGCAAGACCACGACGCTCAAGGCCATCTCTGGTCTGCTTTCTTCCGAAAACGGCAAGGTGACGGACGGTTTCATCAATTTTCGGGGGGAGCGAATCGACCGCACCTCGCCGGAGAAGATCGTCCGCAAGGGGATCTTTCAGGTGATGGAAGGAAGACGGGTATTCGGCGATTTAACGGTCGAGGAAAACCTGATAGTCGGGGGGCATACCAACAAAAGCGCCCGCCGGATGAAAGAGGATATCGAGAAGGTGTACAATTACTTCCCCCGTCTGGCGCAGCGGAAAGAGACGCTGGCCGGCTACATCAGCGGGGGGGAGCAGCAGATGCTCGTGATCGGCCGGGGACTGATGGCTAAGCCCCGACTGATGCTGTTAGACGAACCGTCGATGGGTCTTTCCCCGTTGCTCGTTGCCGAAATATTCGAGATCATCAGAAAGATCAACAAGGAAGAGGGAATGACGATCCTCCTCGTCGAGCAGAACGCGCGGCTTGCCCTGTCGATCGCCGATCATGGCTATGTCATGGAGAACGGCCGGATCGTCCTCGACGATGAGGCCTCCAAACTGGAACAGAATGCCGACATTCAGGAGTTCTATCTGGGCTTGACGGAAGTAGGCAAAAAAAGCTACAGGGACGTGAAGCACTATAAGCGGCGGAAGCGCTGGCTGACATAA
- the scmE gene encoding SynChlorMet cassette radical SAM/SPASM protein ScmE — MKTPRSVDIEITNGCNLRCTYCSHFSAPGDVGRDMPLDDWRRFFSELKRCAVMNVTLSGGEPFYRQDLQAIIASIVENRMRFSILSNGTLIKPEMAAFLAATGRCNSVQVSLDGALDITHDAFRGEGNFVKALGGIRMLQKFNLPVTVRVTIHRKNVHELEAIAALLLEEIGLPSFSTNAASYMGLCRKNTEQTQLTVAERSAAMETLLGLSDKYGNRISATAGPLADARMWAEMKEAGREKKPPMAGRGFLTGCGCPFQSISVRADGAYVPCSQLGHIVLGQINRDDLCDLWQNHPALWNLRNRKLIPLSSFALCQDCPYRDYCTGNCPALSYNLTGKVNSPSPDACLRLFEQQGGCLPECLLNHRPVTAQ, encoded by the coding sequence ATGAAAACGCCCCGCTCTGTTGATATCGAGATCACCAATGGGTGCAACCTGCGCTGCACCTATTGCAGCCATTTCTCGGCGCCTGGAGACGTTGGCCGGGATATGCCCCTGGACGACTGGCGGCGCTTTTTTTCTGAGCTCAAGCGCTGCGCGGTGATGAATGTCACCCTTTCCGGAGGAGAACCTTTTTATCGGCAAGATCTGCAGGCAATCATCGCCTCCATCGTCGAAAACAGGATGCGCTTTTCGATTCTCAGCAACGGCACCTTGATCAAACCGGAGATGGCAGCTTTTCTTGCCGCTACCGGACGTTGCAACTCTGTTCAGGTTTCCCTTGACGGCGCGCTTGACATTACCCATGACGCCTTTCGGGGCGAGGGAAATTTTGTCAAGGCCTTAGGCGGGATCAGAATGTTGCAGAAGTTCAATCTGCCGGTAACCGTGCGCGTCACGATCCACCGTAAAAATGTCCACGAACTGGAAGCAATCGCCGCACTGCTTCTTGAAGAGATTGGCCTGCCCTCTTTTTCAACCAACGCCGCCTCGTATATGGGCCTCTGTCGGAAAAATACCGAACAGACGCAATTGACCGTCGCGGAACGCTCGGCGGCGATGGAAACGCTGCTTGGCCTCAGCGATAAATACGGCAACCGCATCAGCGCCACCGCCGGCCCCCTTGCCGACGCGCGCATGTGGGCCGAGATGAAGGAGGCCGGCCGGGAGAAAAAGCCACCCATGGCGGGCCGGGGATTTCTGACAGGTTGCGGATGCCCGTTTCAGAGCATTTCTGTACGGGCGGACGGGGCCTATGTCCCCTGCTCACAGTTGGGCCACATAGTCCTGGGGCAAATCAATCGCGATGATCTCTGCGACCTCTGGCAAAATCATCCAGCGTTGTGGAATCTGAGAAACCGCAAACTTATTCCCCTTTCCTCGTTTGCACTCTGTCAAGACTGCCCTTATCGGGACTATTGCACAGGCAACTGTCCTGCCTTGTCCTACAATCTGACGGGCAAGGTCAACAGCCCGAGCCCAGACGCCTGTCTGCGCCTTTTCGAACAGCAGGGAGGATGTCTGCCGGAATGTTTGCTTAATCATCGGCCGGTGACAGCGCAATGA
- a CDS encoding AMP-binding protein — MGLKDFTVYDVFKRNAGFFPNKPAVVFEEREITYAELLTMVERAAGWFALAGIKKGDRVAVLSKNCPEFFVLAGAIAASGAIMVPINFRLSVEEIGYNLENTKPVAVFVDPDYHETINGLKAGFPDVKKWVSMSAAENSGFDSFSVLLDSEPLPAADVSGDDPFVIIHTAAVQGKPRGAVLSHGNMIYGGLQSMAAIGLSGDDVYLNILPLFHIGGLIAAFTTMHAGGVNLIVPKYDPAECGRIIDRKHVTLIGDFPPILAQLLDARDAGHCTLASLSNVYGLERPETIKRFEDLGTGNFWMIYGQTETMGITCLARNTDKPGSAGRPGLLSAVMIADEFDRPVATGKVGEILVRGPLVFLGYWGEEELTALTFREGWHHTGDLGRLDAEGFLWFAGRKAEKELIKPGGENVYPIEVEKVVLEHPDVFEVSVIGVPDPKFGEGIKAICVVKQGVNLTKQALIDFVAARIARYKKPNYVEFVESLPKKEDGSIDRSKVKELYG; from the coding sequence ATGGGACTGAAGGACTTTACCGTTTATGATGTATTCAAAAGGAATGCCGGCTTTTTTCCCAACAAGCCGGCGGTTGTTTTTGAGGAGCGGGAAATAACATACGCAGAGCTGCTGACGATGGTCGAGCGTGCGGCGGGATGGTTTGCCCTGGCGGGAATAAAAAAGGGCGACAGGGTGGCCGTCCTGAGCAAGAACTGCCCGGAGTTTTTTGTTTTGGCCGGGGCGATTGCCGCATCCGGGGCGATTATGGTGCCGATCAATTTCCGGCTTTCCGTCGAGGAAATCGGCTACAATCTTGAAAATACAAAACCGGTGGCGGTTTTTGTCGATCCCGATTATCACGAAACGATCAACGGCCTCAAGGCGGGTTTCCCCGATGTGAAAAAATGGGTGAGTATGAGTGCGGCGGAGAATAGCGGCTTTGACTCGTTTTCGGTTCTTTTGGACAGCGAACCATTGCCGGCTGCGGACGTGAGCGGCGATGATCCATTTGTCATCATCCACACCGCGGCGGTGCAGGGAAAGCCGCGCGGGGCCGTGCTCAGCCACGGCAACATGATCTACGGCGGGCTGCAAAGCATGGCCGCAATTGGCTTGAGCGGGGACGATGTTTACCTGAACATCCTGCCCCTGTTCCATATTGGCGGCCTGATTGCGGCGTTCACCACGATGCATGCGGGCGGGGTCAACTTGATCGTGCCGAAGTACGATCCGGCCGAATGCGGCAGGATCATCGACAGAAAGCATGTTACCCTGATTGGCGACTTCCCGCCGATCCTGGCCCAACTGCTCGATGCCAGGGACGCCGGTCACTGCACGCTTGCCTCGCTCTCGAATGTCTATGGACTGGAGCGCCCGGAAACGATCAAGCGTTTCGAGGATTTGGGCACTGGCAACTTCTGGATGATCTACGGGCAGACGGAAACGATGGGGATTACCTGTCTTGCCAGGAACACCGACAAACCTGGCTCCGCCGGACGCCCGGGGTTGTTGTCCGCTGTCATGATTGCCGATGAATTCGACCGTCCCGTCGCAACAGGCAAGGTGGGAGAGATACTGGTCCGGGGACCGCTGGTCTTTCTGGGATATTGGGGCGAAGAGGAGCTGACGGCGCTTACTTTCCGCGAGGGTTGGCACCATACCGGGGATCTGGGGCGTCTCGATGCGGAAGGATTTCTCTGGTTTGCCGGACGCAAGGCGGAAAAGGAGCTGATCAAACCGGGCGGGGAGAATGTTTACCCGATCGAGGTGGAAAAGGTTGTCCTCGAACATCCCGACGTGTTTGAGGTTTCCGTCATCGGTGTGCCCGATCCGAAATTCGGGGAGGGGATCAAGGCGATCTGTGTGGTAAAACAGGGTGTCAATCTGACTAAACAGGCACTGATCGATTTTGTCGCCGCCCGGATCGCCCGTTACAAAAAGCCGAATTATGTGGAGTTTGTCGAGTCTTTGCCGAAAAAAGAGGACGGCTCCATCGACAGGAGCAAGGTAAAGGAACTCTACGGTTAG
- a CDS encoding ABC transporter ATP-binding protein has product MTEPEEGGIQLQIEDLHLGFGGLNVLDGVSTNVRKGEIFSIIGPNGAGKTSLLNCINRFYKPSRGKIIFEGQDLLKFKPHQIAALGIARTFQNVELFKHMTVLDNIKLGHHIHLKSGFMSGGIYYGKTRREEITLRQEVEERIVDFLEIEQIRKSVVHTLPFGLQKRVELARALAMKPKLLLLDEPAAGMNLEETEDIVRFVLDINEEWGVTIILIEHDMGVVMDISDRVCVLDFGEKIAEGKPEEVRRNEQVIKAYLGQADLALSRLGA; this is encoded by the coding sequence ATGACAGAACCCGAAGAAGGCGGCATTCAACTTCAGATAGAGGATCTCCACCTCGGTTTCGGCGGCTTGAACGTCCTCGACGGCGTCAGTACGAACGTCCGGAAGGGGGAGATTTTTTCGATCATCGGGCCGAACGGGGCCGGCAAGACCAGTCTTTTGAACTGCATCAACCGGTTTTACAAGCCGTCCCGGGGAAAAATCATCTTCGAAGGGCAGGATCTCCTTAAGTTCAAGCCGCATCAGATTGCCGCTCTGGGGATCGCCCGGACATTTCAGAACGTGGAACTCTTCAAGCACATGACCGTCCTCGACAATATCAAGCTGGGGCATCATATTCATCTCAAATCGGGCTTTATGTCCGGGGGAATATATTACGGGAAAACCCGCCGTGAAGAGATAACGCTACGGCAGGAGGTCGAGGAACGGATCGTCGATTTTCTCGAGATCGAGCAGATCCGCAAAAGCGTCGTCCATACCCTGCCGTTCGGCCTGCAAAAAAGGGTTGAGCTGGCGCGGGCGCTGGCGATGAAGCCGAAACTGCTTTTGCTCGACGAACCGGCGGCGGGAATGAATCTCGAAGAGACGGAGGATATCGTCCGCTTTGTCCTCGATATCAACGAGGAATGGGGTGTGACCATCATTTTGATCGAACACGACATGGGGGTGGTGATGGATATCTCCGACCGGGTTTGCGTGCTCGATTTCGGGGAAAAAATCGCCGAAGGAAAACCCGAGGAGGTGCGCCGGAACGAACAGGTGATCAAGGCCTACCTCGGGCAGGCGGATCTCGCTCTTTCCAGACTGGGGGCATAG